Proteins from one Streptomyces sp. NBC_00289 genomic window:
- a CDS encoding transposase family protein, translating into MPAAPASLIPVGLGQLAGGNPACPDELPDLLARLSRLPDPRRRPGRRHPLPYVLAVAACAVLAGAKSLTAIAEWAADACDRLLLCCGAALRDPDRPCRAPSEATVRRVLQRIDGDAFDAAIGGWLTGRAAASRAAARTDTHRTVRRGQRLRWTASPCAEPFAPTAALRPPDLRSA; encoded by the coding sequence GTGCCTGCTGCGCCAGCATCACTCATCCCCGTCGGGCTGGGCCAACTCGCGGGCGGCAATCCGGCCTGCCCCGACGAACTGCCCGACCTTCTGGCCCGGCTGTCTCGCTTGCCCGACCCGCGCCGCCGCCCGGGCCGTCGTCACCCGCTGCCGTATGTCCTGGCGGTCGCCGCCTGCGCGGTCCTGGCCGGAGCGAAGTCCCTCACCGCGATCGCCGAGTGGGCTGCCGATGCCTGTGACCGGCTGCTGTTGTGCTGCGGGGCCGCGCTGCGTGATCCGGACCGACCTTGCCGGGCGCCCAGCGAAGCCACCGTGCGCCGGGTACTGCAGCGCATCGACGGCGACGCGTTCGACGCGGCGATCGGCGGCTGGCTCACCGGCCGTGCCGCCGCCTCCCGCGCCGCGGCCAGGACAGACACCCACCGGACAGTCCGGCGCGGGCAGCGGTTGCGGTGGACGGCAAGTCCCTGCGCGGAGCCATTCGCGCCAACGGCCGCGCTGCGTCCACCTGATCTCCGCTCTGCGTGA